A region from the Desulfoglaeba alkanexedens ALDC genome encodes:
- a CDS encoding type II toxin-antitoxin system HicA family toxin translates to MNYRELTKKLRTLGCHEIPRRGGGSHLKWLNPATGKGTVIPDWGNKDLKQGTIRRILKQLGIDLGNVGNML, encoded by the coding sequence ATGAACTATCGAGAGCTGACTAAAAAGCTTCGGACTCTTGGTTGTCATGAAATTCCCCGTCGAGGTGGAGGTTCACATCTAAAGTGGCTTAATCCCGCTACCGGAAAAGGAACTGTAATTCCGGATTGGGGCAATAAGGATCTTAAACAAGGGACGATTCGACGGATACTGAAACAGTTAGGAATAGACCTGGGGAATGTTGGAAACATGTTATAA
- a CDS encoding NAD-dependent epimerase/dehydratase family protein: MAKHGIRSCKSEVGGEPAELDGIVEIWGTGKPLREFLWSLDMAEGCVFLMERDERG; encoded by the coding sequence TTGGCCAAGCACGGCATTAGAAGCTGCAAATCAGAGGTCGGAGGTGAGCCGGCGGAGCTTGACGGCATCGTGGAAATCTGGGGGACGGGCAAACCGTTGCGGGAGTTTCTCTGGAGCCTGGACATGGCCGAGGGCTGCGTGTTCCTGATGGAGCGGGACGAGCGTGGATGA